From one Streptomyces sp. N50 genomic stretch:
- the ptsP gene encoding phosphoenolpyruvate--protein phosphotransferase, which yields METTLRGVGVSHGVAIGEVRHMGTAVLEPPAKQIPVEDAEREQGRARQAVDAVAADLMARGNLAGGEAQAVLEAQAMMAQDPELMADVERRIAVGSTAERAVYDAFAAYRALLAGAGEYLAGRVADLDDVRNRIVARLLGVPMPGVPDSDEPYVLIARDLAPADTALLDPTLVLGFVTEEGGPTSHSAILARALGVPAVVALPGAGELAEGTVVAVDGSTGEIFVNPSDEKKEQLEAAAAARKAALSASTGPGATSDGHKVPLLANVGGPADLPAALEAGAEGVGLFRTEFLFLDDSKNAPSEEKQVEAYRQVLEAFPEGRVVVRVLDAGADKPLDFLTPADEPNPALGVRGLRSLLDHPDVLRTQLTALAKAAEGLPVYLEVMAPMVADRADAKAFADACRGAGLRAKFGAMVEIPSAALRARSILQEVEFLSLGTNDLAQYTFAADRQVGAVSRLQDPWQPALLDLVAMSAEGAKAEGKSCGVCGEAASDPLLACVLTGLGVTSLSMGAASIPYVRSTLAKYTLAQCERAALAARAADSAEEARAAAQAVLSGE from the coding sequence ATGGAGACAACGCTGCGAGGCGTCGGTGTGAGCCACGGTGTGGCGATCGGCGAGGTTCGGCACATGGGGACGGCGGTTCTGGAACCGCCTGCCAAGCAGATTCCGGTGGAGGACGCGGAGCGTGAACAGGGGCGCGCCCGCCAAGCCGTGGACGCTGTGGCGGCCGACCTGATGGCGCGCGGCAATCTGGCGGGGGGCGAAGCCCAGGCGGTGCTCGAGGCGCAGGCCATGATGGCCCAGGACCCCGAGCTGATGGCGGACGTGGAACGTCGTATCGCCGTCGGCAGTACCGCGGAGCGGGCCGTCTATGACGCCTTCGCCGCCTACCGTGCTCTGCTGGCCGGTGCCGGTGAGTATCTCGCCGGCCGGGTGGCCGACCTCGATGACGTGCGGAACCGTATCGTCGCCCGGTTGCTCGGGGTGCCGATGCCGGGTGTTCCGGACAGCGACGAGCCGTACGTCCTTATTGCCCGTGACCTCGCGCCTGCTGATACGGCGCTGCTGGACCCGACGCTGGTGCTCGGTTTCGTCACCGAGGAGGGTGGGCCGACGAGTCACAGCGCGATCCTGGCGCGGGCGCTCGGTGTGCCGGCCGTGGTGGCGCTGCCGGGGGCCGGGGAGTTGGCCGAGGGCACGGTCGTCGCCGTGGACGGCAGCACCGGTGAGATCTTCGTGAACCCCAGTGATGAGAAGAAGGAGCAGCTGGAGGCCGCGGCCGCCGCGCGCAAGGCCGCTCTCTCCGCTTCTACGGGTCCTGGTGCCACCTCCGACGGGCACAAGGTGCCGCTGCTGGCCAATGTCGGCGGGCCTGCTGATCTACCGGCCGCGCTGGAGGCGGGGGCCGAGGGTGTGGGGCTCTTCCGTACCGAGTTCCTTTTTCTGGACGACAGCAAGAACGCGCCGTCCGAGGAGAAGCAGGTCGAGGCCTACCGGCAGGTGCTCGAGGCGTTCCCCGAGGGGCGTGTCGTCGTGCGGGTGCTGGACGCGGGCGCGGACAAGCCGCTGGACTTCCTGACGCCAGCCGATGAGCCGAACCCGGCTCTGGGTGTGCGCGGTCTGCGGTCGTTGCTCGACCACCCCGATGTGCTGCGCACTCAGCTGACGGCGCTGGCGAAGGCCGCCGAGGGGCTGCCGGTCTACCTCGAGGTCATGGCGCCGATGGTCGCGGACCGTGCGGACGCGAAGGCGTTCGCGGACGCGTGCCGGGGGGCCGGGCTGCGGGCGAAGTTCGGTGCGATGGTGGAGATTCCGTCGGCCGCGCTGCGGGCGCGCTCGATTCTGCAGGAGGTCGAGTTCCTGTCGCTGGGGACCAACGACCTCGCGCAGTACACCTTCGCCGCCGACCGTCAGGTGGGTGCGGTGTCCCGGCTGCAGGATCCGTGGCAGCCCGCGCTGCTCGACCTGGTCGCGATGTCCGCGGAGGGGGCGAAGGCCGAGGGCAAGAGCTGTGGTGTCTGCGGTGAGGCCGCGTCCGACCCGCTGCTGGCTTGTGTGCTGACCGGTCTGGGGGTCACCTCGCTTTCCATGGGTGCGGCTTCGATTCCTTATGTGCGCTCGACGCTGGCGAAGTACACGCTGGCGCAGTGCGAGCGGGCCGCGCTGGCCGCGCGCGCCGCGGACAGTGCCGAGGAGGCGCGCGCGGCGGCTCAGGCCGTACTGTCCGGCGAATAG
- a CDS encoding MFS transporter, translating to MLAIALVDRTGSGLWASVSVLYFTYVSHLSVAQVGTLAAIAGAIGIAGAPLGGRLADRFPLTRVLVALQLLRALASFALLTTDNYVLLIVFSAAGGFGDRAANVLTKLYATRVAGPDRIRYQAISRTAANAGWALGGLTAAAALALGTTAAYHWLLLGDALSFVAVATLTLRCGEPPSPTRTLATSKNAPPASKPPNPWRDRTYLAYVATETVLFLDDAVFKVGLPLWIAHAGDAPHGLAPLLMVLNNVMVVAFIVPLARFATTTAATRNLLIPLSIAFALGGATLALSATGGTVTAIVLLTASAAAFTMAEMLHATISWELSVALAPDTAQGTYLGVHGLAQSTQRSVGPLAVTAAIATGPLGWTVFGAAIALTCMIQHRLVREPLAQTPLSVPPVTVSEH from the coding sequence ATGCTCGCGATCGCCCTCGTCGACCGCACCGGCAGCGGCCTGTGGGCGTCCGTGTCCGTCCTGTACTTCACCTACGTCTCGCATCTCTCCGTGGCCCAGGTGGGCACCCTCGCCGCGATCGCCGGAGCCATCGGCATCGCCGGCGCACCCCTGGGAGGGCGCCTGGCCGACCGGTTCCCGCTCACCCGCGTGCTCGTCGCCCTCCAACTCCTGCGCGCCCTGGCCTCGTTCGCCCTGCTCACCACGGACAACTACGTCCTGCTGATCGTCTTCTCGGCCGCCGGCGGCTTCGGGGACCGCGCCGCCAACGTGCTCACCAAGCTCTACGCCACCCGCGTCGCAGGTCCGGACCGCATCCGCTACCAGGCCATCAGCCGCACCGCGGCCAACGCGGGCTGGGCCCTGGGCGGTCTCACCGCCGCGGCCGCCCTCGCTCTCGGCACAACCGCCGCCTACCACTGGCTCCTCCTCGGCGACGCCCTCTCCTTCGTCGCGGTCGCGACCCTCACCCTGCGCTGCGGTGAACCCCCGTCACCGACCCGCACCCTCGCGACGTCGAAGAACGCGCCACCCGCGAGCAAGCCACCGAACCCCTGGCGCGACCGCACCTACCTCGCGTACGTCGCGACCGAGACCGTCCTCTTCCTCGACGACGCCGTCTTCAAGGTCGGCCTGCCGCTCTGGATCGCCCACGCCGGCGACGCACCGCACGGACTGGCGCCCCTGCTGATGGTCCTCAACAACGTGATGGTGGTGGCGTTCATCGTCCCCCTGGCCCGCTTCGCCACCACGACGGCGGCCACCCGCAACCTGCTGATACCGCTCTCCATCGCCTTCGCCCTGGGCGGCGCCACCCTGGCGCTCTCGGCCACCGGCGGAACCGTCACGGCGATCGTGCTCCTCACCGCCTCGGCGGCCGCCTTCACCATGGCGGAAATGCTGCACGCGACCATCTCGTGGGAACTCTCCGTCGCCCTCGCACCCGACACCGCACAGGGCACCTACCTCGGCGTGCACGGACTCGCCCAGTCCACCCAGCGCAGCGTCGGTCCACTCGCGGTCACCGCGGCCATCGCCACCGGCCCCCTCGGCTGGACCGTCTTCGGCGCCGCCATCGCTCTGACCTGCATGATTCAGCACCGTCTGGTCCGCGAACCGCTCGCTCAGACGCCGTTGTCAGTGCCGCCGGTTACTGTGAGTGAGCATTGA
- a CDS encoding aminotransferase class I/II-fold pyridoxal phosphate-dependent enzyme translates to MAIQYGISGTTAKGIAASVERRVAEGVLGPGAALPPVRRLADGLGVSPGTVATAYKELRQRGIVVTRGRGGTVVAQAPAVASRRPPRVPEGLRDLAGGHPDPAFLPALVPPSRLSPGARSHRSTPRLARLEETVRDWLRPDGVPVEHVTFAHGALDLIGRLLSVELRPGDAVAMEDPGYHHLLDLVTALGLRMVPVAVDDEGMRPDALRAALRVGVRAVVCSPRAQNPYGGCFSAARRDALVEVLRDEPEVLVVENDHASSVAAAPLWSLTSGGLSRWVHVRTVSKFLGTDLRWAAAACDPVTLARHDGRLLLTSGWVSHLLQETVHGLMTDDGTRALVTRAQEAYVLRRETLREELSGRGIEAHGASGMNLWVPVRDESAVVNGLRSYGWWVAAGARFRLSSEPGVRISVTDLERADAVRLASDFAAVLGEGESEATYGG, encoded by the coding sequence GTGGCAATACAATATGGGATCAGTGGTACGACGGCCAAGGGGATTGCCGCGTCCGTCGAACGGCGTGTGGCCGAGGGGGTGTTGGGGCCGGGTGCCGCGCTGCCTCCGGTGCGGCGGCTCGCGGACGGGCTCGGGGTGAGTCCGGGGACCGTGGCCACGGCGTACAAGGAGTTGCGGCAGCGGGGCATCGTCGTCACGCGCGGGCGGGGCGGGACGGTGGTGGCGCAGGCTCCCGCGGTGGCGTCGCGGCGGCCGCCCCGGGTCCCGGAAGGCTTGCGGGACTTGGCCGGTGGGCACCCCGATCCGGCGTTCCTGCCGGCCCTGGTACCGCCTTCGCGGCTCTCCCCCGGTGCGCGGTCCCACCGGTCGACGCCACGGCTGGCGCGGTTGGAGGAGACCGTACGGGACTGGCTCCGGCCCGACGGTGTGCCCGTGGAGCACGTGACCTTCGCGCACGGGGCGCTGGATCTGATCGGGCGGCTGCTGTCCGTGGAGCTCCGGCCCGGGGATGCCGTGGCCATGGAGGACCCCGGTTATCACCATCTGCTGGATCTGGTCACGGCGTTGGGGCTGCGGATGGTGCCTGTCGCCGTGGACGACGAGGGCATGCGACCCGATGCCCTGCGCGCGGCGCTGCGCGTGGGTGTGCGCGCCGTGGTGTGCAGTCCCAGGGCGCAGAATCCGTACGGGGGCTGCTTCTCGGCCGCGCGTCGGGACGCGCTCGTCGAGGTGCTCCGGGATGAGCCGGAGGTACTGGTCGTGGAGAACGATCACGCGTCCTCCGTGGCGGCCGCTCCCCTGTGGTCGCTGACGTCCGGTGGGCTGTCGCGTTGGGTGCATGTGCGGACGGTGAGCAAGTTCCTCGGCACCGACCTGCGGTGGGCCGCGGCCGCCTGCGACCCGGTCACGCTGGCGCGGCACGACGGGCGGTTGCTGCTGACGTCCGGCTGGGTCAGCCATCTCCTCCAGGAGACCGTCCACGGGCTGATGACGGACGACGGCACGCGCGCGTTGGTCACGCGCGCGCAGGAGGCGTACGTGCTGCGCCGGGAGACCCTCCGCGAGGAGTTGAGCGGGCGGGGAATCGAGGCGCACGGTGCGAGCGGGATGAACCTCTGGGTGCCCGTGCGGGACGAGTCCGCCGTGGTCAACGGGCTGCGGTCGTACGGCTGGTGGGTCGCCGCGGGGGCGCGGTTCCGGCTGTCGTCCGAGCCGGGCGTACGGATCTCCGTCACCGACCTCGAACGCGCCGACGCGGTGCGGCTGGCCTCGGACTTCGCCGCTGTGCTCGGCGAGGGTGAGTCCGAGGCCACCTATGGAGGGTGA
- a CDS encoding acetoacetate--CoA ligase, with amino-acid sequence MSTANPLPLWQPDPERIAQAQVTRFQSWAAEHHGAPAEGGYAALHRWSVDELDTFWQAVTEWFDVRFSTPYARVLGDRSMPGAHWFPGATLNYADHALRASATRADEPALLYVDETHEPSPVTWAQLRRQVGSLAAELRSLGVRPGDRVSGYLPNIPQAVVALLATAAVGAVWTSCAPDFGARSVLDRFQQVEPVVLFTVDGYRYGGKEHDRRDAVAELRRELPTLRAVVHIPLLGTEAPEGALEWSSLTSADVEPVFEEVPFEHPLWVLYSSGTTGLPKAIVQSQGGILVEHLKQLGLHCDLGPEDRFFWYTSTGWMMWNFLVSGLLTGTTIVLYDGSPGYPDTGAQWRVAERTGATLYGTSAAYVMACRKADVHPSRDFDLSKVKCVATTGSPLPPDGFRWLHNEVRDDLWIASVSGGTDVCSCFAGAVPTLPVYIGELQAPGLGTDLQSWDPNGDPLVDEVGELVVTNPMPSMPIYFWNDPDGTRYHDSYFDTYPGVWRHGDWITVTSRGSVVIHGRSDSTLNRQGVRMGSADIYEAVERLPEIKESLVIGIEQPDGGYWMPLFVHLAPGAVLDDALLGRIKQTIREQLSPRHVPDEVIEVPGVPHTLTGKRIEVPVKRLLQGTPLEKAVNPGSIDNLDLLSFYEDLARKRS; translated from the coding sequence ATGTCGACCGCGAACCCCCTGCCGCTCTGGCAGCCAGATCCGGAACGCATCGCCCAGGCACAGGTCACCAGGTTCCAGTCCTGGGCGGCCGAACACCACGGAGCGCCCGCCGAGGGCGGCTACGCGGCACTGCACCGCTGGTCCGTCGACGAGCTGGACACGTTCTGGCAGGCCGTCACCGAGTGGTTCGACGTCCGCTTCTCGACCCCCTACGCGCGCGTGCTCGGCGACCGTTCGATGCCCGGCGCCCACTGGTTCCCCGGAGCGACCCTCAACTACGCCGACCACGCCCTGCGCGCATCGGCGACCCGCGCGGACGAACCGGCTCTCCTGTACGTCGACGAGACCCACGAGCCGAGCCCGGTCACCTGGGCGCAACTGCGCCGCCAGGTCGGCTCCCTGGCCGCCGAGTTGCGCTCCCTCGGCGTACGCCCCGGAGACCGCGTCAGCGGCTATCTCCCGAACATTCCCCAGGCCGTCGTCGCTCTGCTCGCCACAGCCGCCGTGGGCGCCGTCTGGACGTCCTGCGCCCCCGACTTCGGCGCCCGCAGCGTCCTCGACCGCTTCCAACAGGTCGAACCGGTCGTCCTGTTCACCGTCGACGGCTACCGCTACGGCGGCAAGGAACACGACCGCCGCGACGCCGTCGCCGAACTCCGCCGCGAACTGCCCACCCTGCGCGCGGTCGTCCACATCCCCCTGCTCGGCACCGAGGCTCCCGAAGGCGCCCTGGAGTGGTCGTCCCTGACGTCGGCCGACGTGGAGCCCGTCTTCGAAGAGGTCCCCTTCGAGCACCCCCTGTGGGTTCTCTACTCCTCGGGCACGACCGGCCTCCCCAAGGCCATCGTCCAGTCCCAGGGCGGCATCCTCGTAGAACACCTCAAACAACTGGGCCTGCACTGCGACCTGGGCCCCGAGGACCGCTTCTTCTGGTACACGTCCACCGGCTGGATGATGTGGAACTTCCTGGTCTCCGGCCTCCTGACGGGCACGACGATCGTCCTCTACGACGGCAGCCCCGGGTACCCCGACACCGGCGCCCAGTGGCGCGTCGCCGAACGCACCGGAGCAACCCTCTACGGCACGTCGGCCGCCTACGTCATGGCCTGCCGCAAGGCCGACGTGCACCCGTCCCGCGACTTCGACCTCTCCAAGGTGAAGTGCGTAGCCACCACCGGATCACCGTTGCCGCCCGACGGTTTCCGCTGGCTGCACAACGAGGTCCGCGACGACCTGTGGATCGCCTCGGTCAGCGGTGGCACGGACGTCTGCTCCTGTTTCGCGGGAGCCGTACCGACCCTCCCGGTGTACATCGGCGAACTCCAGGCCCCCGGCCTCGGCACCGACCTTCAGTCCTGGGACCCGAACGGCGACCCCTTGGTCGACGAGGTCGGCGAACTCGTGGTCACCAACCCCATGCCGTCCATGCCGATCTACTTCTGGAACGACCCTGACGGCACCCGCTATCACGACAGTTACTTCGACACGTACCCCGGAGTGTGGCGCCACGGCGACTGGATCACCGTCACCTCCCGGGGCTCCGTCGTCATCCACGGCCGCTCCGACTCCACGCTCAACAGGCAAGGCGTGCGCATGGGTTCGGCCGACATCTACGAAGCGGTCGAACGGCTCCCGGAGATCAAGGAGTCCCTCGTCATCGGCATCGAACAGCCCGACGGCGGCTACTGGATGCCCCTCTTCGTCCACCTCGCCCCGGGGGCCGTCCTCGACGACGCCCTCCTGGGCCGCATCAAGCAGACGATCCGCGAACAGCTCTCCCCGCGCCACGTACCCGACGAGGTCATCGAAGTGCCCGGCGTCCCGCACACCCTCACCGGGAAGCGCATCGAGGTACCCGTCAAACGCCTCCTCCAGGGCACCCCGTTGGAGAAGGCGGTCAACCCGGGCTCCATCGACAACCTCGACCTGCTGAGCTTCTACGAGGACCTCGCCCGCAAACGCTCCTGA
- a CDS encoding TIM-barrel domain-containing protein yields the protein MDGRDLVRSVKVVGSTGAAQGLRTVRAAWRRRRADATGLPSRGAERARVPGPVREAEPGPGGGVIRFSRSELRITVAVNGAVFWGWDGAAPEPSYALDGRCPEPDPRAVLEPDKDGGWRVVAERVTVAVSRHGAVEVRTPGGVTLRRDLPPRWWEPVGGGTARWMQRSEVAADARFFGLGGRASGPRLRDGTYRMWNTDPGHAFTPDDDPLYITMPVQLVVADAATHLVFHDTSWDGTVTLREGEEGAGSGHDRAGASELRMDGGPLRCWVMVGTPARVLHAWASLTGAPALPPAWALGHHHARWGFGSEQEVRRIVAGYQEHGLPLDAVHLDIDHYDQRQVFTVDHEHFAELPVLAEELRRDGIRLVSVVDPAVKAEPGNAVYDSGTAEDAFVRDASGRLVRGVVWPGESVFPDFTHARVREWWGGLYKERLAQGFAGFWHDMNEPTSFTAFGESTLPRSARHDLEGRGGDHREAHNVYALCMARAAYEALRELAPQERPFLFSRSGWAGMQAYGGTWSGDVATGWPGLRASLSLVMGLGLCGVPYSGPDVGGFDGSPSPELYLRWFQLGAYLPLFRTHASLRAGRREPWEFGAEVLEHARVALVERRRLLPYFMTLAHLARRTGAPYVRPLWWGAPEDRALRDCEDAFLLGDCLLVAPVLDPGSDRRAVQLPRGRWYDTETEQAYDGPAQILVDAPLSRIPVLARAGAVLPVRGADGELELEVWAPARGRTGGGLVVPDAGDGWDEPEIERYVARWEGRRVVVERELEDGVSAPPYPVRVRGLGEG from the coding sequence ATGGACGGTCGTGACCTGGTGCGTTCGGTGAAGGTGGTCGGTTCGACGGGGGCGGCGCAGGGTTTGCGTACCGTACGGGCGGCGTGGCGCAGGCGGCGTGCCGACGCCACCGGGCTGCCCTCGCGGGGGGCTGAGCGGGCTCGGGTACCCGGCCCCGTGCGTGAGGCCGAGCCGGGGCCGGGCGGCGGGGTCATCCGGTTCAGCCGCTCGGAGCTGCGCATCACCGTCGCCGTGAACGGGGCCGTCTTCTGGGGCTGGGACGGGGCCGCTCCGGAGCCGTCGTACGCGCTCGACGGGCGGTGTCCCGAGCCGGATCCCCGGGCGGTCCTGGAGCCGGACAAGGACGGCGGCTGGCGGGTCGTGGCGGAGCGGGTGACGGTCGCGGTGTCGCGGCACGGCGCGGTCGAGGTGCGTACGCCCGGAGGTGTGACGCTGCGCCGGGATCTGCCGCCGCGGTGGTGGGAGCCGGTGGGCGGGGGCACGGCGCGCTGGATGCAGCGCTCGGAGGTGGCGGCGGACGCCCGGTTCTTCGGGCTCGGCGGGCGCGCTTCGGGCCCCCGGTTGCGCGACGGGACGTACCGGATGTGGAACACCGACCCCGGGCATGCCTTCACGCCGGACGACGATCCGCTGTACATCACCATGCCGGTGCAGTTGGTGGTCGCCGACGCGGCCACGCATCTGGTGTTCCACGACACCTCCTGGGACGGCACGGTGACGCTGCGGGAGGGCGAGGAGGGCGCCGGTTCCGGACACGACCGGGCCGGGGCGTCCGAGCTGCGGATGGACGGCGGTCCGCTGCGCTGCTGGGTCATGGTCGGCACCCCCGCGCGCGTGCTGCACGCCTGGGCCTCGCTCACCGGTGCTCCCGCGCTGCCGCCGGCCTGGGCACTGGGGCACCATCACGCGCGGTGGGGCTTCGGCAGCGAACAGGAGGTGCGGCGGATCGTCGCCGGATACCAGGAGCACGGTCTGCCGCTGGACGCCGTCCACCTGGACATCGACCACTACGACCAGCGCCAGGTGTTCACCGTCGACCACGAGCACTTCGCGGAACTGCCGGTGCTCGCCGAGGAGTTGCGCCGCGACGGCATCCGTCTGGTGTCGGTCGTCGACCCCGCGGTGAAGGCCGAGCCGGGAAACGCGGTCTACGACAGCGGTACGGCCGAGGACGCCTTCGTACGGGACGCATCGGGGCGGCTGGTGCGGGGAGTCGTATGGCCCGGGGAGTCCGTTTTCCCGGACTTCACGCACGCGCGTGTGCGGGAGTGGTGGGGCGGGCTCTACAAGGAGCGGCTCGCGCAGGGGTTCGCGGGGTTCTGGCACGACATGAACGAACCCACGTCGTTCACCGCCTTCGGGGAGTCGACCTTGCCCCGTTCGGCCCGGCACGACCTGGAGGGGCGGGGCGGTGACCATCGCGAGGCGCACAACGTGTACGCGCTGTGCATGGCCAGGGCCGCCTACGAGGCGCTGCGCGAACTGGCCCCCCAGGAGCGGCCGTTCCTCTTCTCGCGCTCCGGGTGGGCCGGGATGCAGGCCTACGGGGGCACCTGGTCCGGCGATGTCGCCACCGGCTGGCCGGGGCTGCGGGCCTCGCTGTCGCTGGTCATGGGGCTCGGGCTGTGCGGGGTGCCGTACTCGGGTCCGGACGTGGGCGGCTTCGACGGGAGTCCGTCGCCCGAGCTGTATCTGCGCTGGTTCCAACTCGGCGCGTATCTGCCGTTGTTCCGCACCCACGCGAGCCTGCGGGCGGGGCGTCGGGAGCCCTGGGAGTTCGGTGCCGAGGTATTGGAGCACGCGCGCGTGGCGCTCGTCGAACGGCGGCGGCTGCTGCCGTACTTCATGACGCTGGCGCATCTCGCGCGGCGGACCGGGGCGCCGTATGTGCGGCCCCTGTGGTGGGGCGCTCCGGAGGATCGTGCGCTACGGGACTGCGAGGACGCCTTTCTGCTCGGTGACTGCCTCCTGGTGGCGCCGGTCCTCGATCCCGGGTCGGACCGGCGGGCGGTGCAGTTGCCGAGAGGGCGCTGGTACGACACGGAGACGGAGCAGGCCTACGACGGGCCGGCCCAGATTCTCGTCGACGCCCCGTTGTCGCGGATCCCGGTGCTGGCGCGCGCGGGTGCCGTGCTGCCGGTGCGGGGCGCGGACGGCGAGCTGGAGCTGGAGGTGTGGGCGCCCGCCCGGGGGCGGACCGGGGGCGGGCTGGTGGTGCCGGACGCGGGCGACGGCTGGGACGAACCGGAGATCGAGCGGTACGTCGCCCGCTGGGAGGGCCGGCGGGTGGTCGTGGAGCGGGAGTTGGAGGACGGCGTGAGCGCGCCGCCCTACCCGGTGCGGGTGCGGGGGCTGGGTGAGGGCTGA
- a CDS encoding NUDIX domain-containing protein, with product MSETQASVPNSGPNSHCSSCGSPYGEGVSGWPRTCPACGTVAYRNPLPVAVALQPVYDTKGTALVVITRTVAPARGGVALPGGYVDDREDWRQALVRELREETGIDAASRDVRLVDAISSPDGHLLLFGVLPERPVEGLPKSVATDETEGWHLLRRPEELAFPLHSVAVRAWFEGRYM from the coding sequence GTGTCCGAAACTCAAGCCTCCGTCCCCAACTCCGGGCCGAACAGCCACTGTTCGAGCTGCGGATCGCCCTACGGAGAGGGCGTCTCCGGCTGGCCCCGCACCTGCCCGGCCTGCGGCACCGTCGCGTACCGCAACCCGCTGCCCGTAGCCGTCGCACTCCAGCCCGTGTACGACACCAAGGGCACCGCCCTGGTCGTCATCACCCGAACCGTCGCCCCCGCGCGCGGAGGCGTCGCCCTGCCGGGCGGTTACGTCGACGACCGCGAGGACTGGCGGCAGGCTCTCGTCCGCGAGCTCAGGGAGGAGACGGGCATCGACGCCGCGAGCCGCGACGTACGGCTCGTCGACGCCATCAGCTCGCCCGACGGGCATCTCCTGCTCTTCGGGGTCCTCCCCGAGCGCCCGGTCGAGGGGCTGCCCAAGTCCGTCGCCACCGATGAGACGGAGGGCTGGCACCTGCTGCGCAGGCCGGAGGAGCTCGCCTTCCCGCTGCACTCCGTGGCCGTCAGGGCCTGGTTCGAGGGCCGGTACATGTGA
- a CDS encoding Zn-ribbon domain-containing OB-fold protein, translating to MVTDWFTGDGDDFRLLGTRCSACASVFFPREDGHCRNPACGGGELAEVPLSRRGRVWSYTDSRYRPPSPYVSDPELPWEPYALIAVELESERIVVLGQAVPGITVSDLTVGMEVEVVPGVLGEDAETTWITWHWRPTGVTA from the coding sequence GTGGTCACCGATTGGTTCACCGGGGACGGGGACGACTTCCGGCTCCTGGGCACGCGCTGTTCCGCGTGCGCCTCGGTCTTCTTCCCGCGTGAGGACGGCCACTGCCGCAATCCGGCCTGCGGGGGCGGCGAGCTGGCCGAGGTCCCGCTGTCGCGGCGCGGCCGGGTCTGGTCCTACACGGACAGCCGGTACCGGCCACCGTCACCGTATGTGAGCGATCCGGAACTTCCGTGGGAACCGTACGCGTTGATCGCTGTGGAGCTGGAGTCCGAGCGGATCGTGGTGCTGGGACAGGCGGTTCCCGGGATCACCGTCTCCGATCTGACGGTGGGCATGGAGGTGGAGGTCGTCCCCGGTGTGCTCGGCGAGGACGCGGAGACGACCTGGATCACCTGGCACTGGCGGCCCACGGGGGTGACGGCATGA
- a CDS encoding lipid-transfer protein, which yields MTADVAVLGAGMHPWGKWGRGFVEYGTAAARAALADAGLEWRDVGSIVGADTVRGGYPGYVAGATFAKALGWQGARVASVYAACASGAQAVNAARAQILSGLADVVLVVGADAAPKGFFRPAGGERHDDPDWLRFRVLGATNPTYFGLYARRRMALYGDTPEDFAQVKVKNAALGALNPYARYRKRVSAEEVAASAVVSDPLRLLDICATSDGGAALVLSSMEFARRHGAADPVRIRAVSTVTPRYPNTVLDLPDIATDSAAAVAPPDETFRASIARAAYEEAGVGPEELSLAEVYDLSTALELQWYEDLGLCGEGEGAKLLREGATALGGRIPVNASGGLASFGEAVPAQAIAQVCELTWQLRGDAGDRQVAGARVGLTANQGLFGHGSAVLAVR from the coding sequence ATGACGGCGGACGTGGCGGTGCTCGGCGCGGGCATGCACCCCTGGGGGAAGTGGGGGCGCGGCTTCGTCGAGTACGGGACGGCGGCGGCCCGGGCGGCGCTCGCCGACGCCGGGCTGGAGTGGCGGGACGTCGGCTCGATCGTCGGCGCGGACACCGTGCGTGGCGGATATCCCGGGTATGTGGCGGGCGCGACGTTCGCGAAGGCGCTGGGCTGGCAGGGCGCCCGGGTGGCGAGCGTGTACGCGGCGTGCGCGTCCGGGGCACAGGCGGTCAACGCGGCGCGGGCGCAGATCCTTTCGGGGCTCGCGGACGTGGTCCTGGTCGTGGGCGCCGACGCGGCCCCCAAGGGGTTCTTCCGGCCGGCCGGCGGGGAGCGGCACGACGATCCGGACTGGCTGCGCTTCCGGGTCCTCGGGGCGACGAACCCGACGTACTTCGGGCTGTACGCGCGCCGGCGGATGGCCCTCTACGGGGACACCCCGGAGGATTTCGCCCAGGTCAAGGTGAAGAACGCGGCCCTGGGGGCGCTGAATCCGTACGCGCGCTACCGCAAGCGGGTCTCCGCAGAGGAGGTCGCCGCCTCCGCGGTGGTCTCCGATCCGCTGCGGCTGCTGGACATCTGCGCCACCTCGGACGGCGGGGCCGCCCTGGTCCTGTCCAGCATGGAGTTCGCGCGCCGGCACGGGGCGGCGGACCCGGTGCGGATCCGGGCGGTGTCCACGGTGACGCCGCGCTACCCGAACACGGTGCTGGACCTCCCGGACATCGCCACGGACTCCGCGGCGGCGGTGGCACCCCCGGACGAGACGTTCCGGGCGTCGATCGCACGCGCGGCCTACGAGGAGGCGGGCGTCGGCCCCGAAGAGCTCTCCCTGGCCGAGGTGTACGACCTGTCCACCGCCCTGGAGTTGCAGTGGTACGAGGATCTGGGGCTGTGCGGCGAGGGCGAGGGCGCCAAGCTGCTCCGAGAAGGCGCGACGGCCCTGGGCGGGCGCATACCGGTGAACGCGAGCGGTGGACTGGCCTCCTTCGGGGAGGCGGTTCCCGCTCAGGCGATCGCCCAGGTCTGCGAGTTGACATGGCAGTTGCGAGGCGACGCGGGTGACCGACAGGTCGCGGGGGCGCGGGTGGGGCTCACCGCGAACCAGGGGCTGTTCGGGCACGGGTCGGCGGTGCTCGCCGTGCGGTGA